A segment of the Desertifilum tharense IPPAS B-1220 genome:
AGAACAAACCCCAGAGGAAGACGCCTTCACCGTTGATGCTTTTAGCCGCGTTCTAGAAGAACCTTCCCAGGAAGTTACGGACGATATATCGGAAGAGGCGATCGCATTTGATGAGTTCCGAGTCGATAAAGAACAAACCCCAGAGGAAGACGCCTTCACCGTTGATGCTTTTAGTCGCGTTCTAGAAGAACCTTCCCAGGAAGTTACGGACGATATATCGGAAGAGGCGATCGCATTTGATGAGTTCCGAGTCGATAAAGAACAAACCCCAGAGGAAGACGCCTTCACCGTTGATGCTTTTAGTCGCGTTCTAGAAGAACCTTCCGACGACGTACCCGAAGAAGCCGTCATTCTAGAAGAAATAACGCTAGATGCGTTTATGGATGAGATGGAGGCGGACGATCCCTCAGCCGCCAGCGGGGATGAACCCTTAACGACTCCCTTTGATGTCCCTAGTGCTGACCCATTTTTAACCGGATCGCTAGAGAATCCCCCACAGAACAATCAACCGGCCCAAAAGCAGAACCCATCCCGTTCTCTAGGCGATGTTGATACTCAAAATCTGACGATTGGTAATGCTTTTAATAACTTTCTTTCAGAGTCTAAGCCGAACGAGGAACCGGATAACTTCGAGAGTTCGATGTTAGAGTTCTTAGACACAGACTTGCCAACAGCCGAAAAAAAAAAGAGACTTGACTCTTGAGCCTCTAGACCAGACCGTAGCCACAAACATTCAGTCTGATGATGTCCGCGTCAGTTTATCATCTGCAAACCATTCACAAGCACCTATGAGCGATCGCATTTGGTATGTGGGGATTGATTTTGGGACAACCGGGATTTCTGCGGTCTTACTTAATGCAGCCACCCAACTCACTTATCCGCTTTACTGGATAGAGAGCGACCAACTCGGTTCAACTAGCACGACACCCACCTTAAAAAAACACTTTCGCCTCACGCCAGCCATTTACCTATCGGTGATTGAAGGCGAACCCTCGCAAGCCTTAGCGGTTCCTCATCAAGCTTCTAGCGCCTCTTGGTCGGTTGGGCCGTTGGCGCTTAAAATTGCCAATGCGACAGCGGATCGATCGGATTCGGGTTTGTTACTCCACAACCTCAAACCTTTACTGAAACTGGCAACGCCTTACTATTGTCCGGAGACAGAACAATGGGAACCGATCTTACAATGGTCGCCAACCCAACAGGTTTCGATGGGATGGATACGTCAAGCACTCCAAGCACTGTTTACCGCCATGACTCCCCTGTCTTCCCAGGTGTGGTTATATAGTGCGGCGTCGGGATTAGATAACCAAACGTTTCGGGAAGCTACAGAAAATCTAGGGGGAGTGATTTTGGGATGTCCCGCCTATTGGCCCGATACTTATCGGTTTAATCTGCGCGAGGCAATTTTAGGAGCAAAGTTAGTAGAACATCCCGAACAGGTCGTGTTTATTGAAGATGCGATCGCCACGATCTTATCGGAATTGCGCGATACGGCGGCCGGATATCAGTGGCGCGGTCATACCCTGGCGATCAACTCCGGCGCAACAATGACAGAATTGGTGTTAGTCGATCTTCCCAACCAACACCAAAAACTCACCCACCCAGACTTTAAGCTGCGAAGCTTCGCCTACGGGGGTCAAGCCATTGACCAAGATATCATCAGCCAACTGTTTCTTCCCCAAGCGGAGGAGACGCTGTGCGAAGACCTGAATATTCCCCTAGAAAGCTGGCCAACGCCTGGAGAAGCTAACCTAGAACAGCGCTATCGCTTGCAACGAGACTTAGAAAGCACTCTTTTAGGTCGCGCCTTGCTGCATTTAGCGGGTCATGTAAAGCAAGTCTTGCAGCATCAAGACCGCTATCAGTGCAAGTTGGGGAAAGATCGCACCTTTCATCTACGGCGCAAAGAGTTGGAAATGCAGGTGTTTCTCCCCTTCATGCGCCGCCTAAATCAGGAGTTTAACGCGCTATTAAGCGAAACAGGGGTTGCGACTCAAGGGATTCAGCAGGCGATGTGTACGGGGGGAACGGCTTCAATTGGGCCGATTACCCGGTGGTTGCGGCAAAAATTGCCGAGTGCAGCTATTATCCAAGATACCTATCCGGCCGATCGTTCGCCCGGTTGCAGTCGGGTGGCGTATGGGTTGGCGACGTTAGCGTTTTATCCTCAAATTCTGGAATTGTCGCGCCAGCAATATCACGATTATTTCTTGCTGCGCGAATTGCTGAAAAATTTACCCACTCAGCCAACCTCTGCCCAGCAAATTCTACAACGGTTGGAGCGTCAAGGGATTAATACGCGCTTTTGTGCCAAACAGGTTGTTAGTTTTTTGGAAGGTAAGTTACCTCCAGGTTTGGTTCCTACAGATTGTCCCTCTCTATTGGCGACAACTGCGGCGCAAAATCCCGATTATCAGGTGTTGAGCGCTGCGCCCCTGTTTGAGAAAACCGAAGATCGGACTTATAATGCAAATTCGGTTCAGTGCGATCGCGCGCGTCAATATCTCGATCGCATTCTCGAAGGGTCTGTGCAAACCTTAGAGGAACCCTATACCGTCAGGTTAGGACTTACCCGTAAATCATGAATTTACCCACTTGGATTACTCTGTCTCGATTGCTTGGCGTTCCCGTTCTGTTATATGGGTTGGCGCATCCTACCCTCACGAGTCGCTGGGTGTGTTTGGCGGTGTTTTTGCTGGCGGCGGGAACGGATTGGTTGGATGGGTATTTGGCACGCAAACTCAATCAAGTCACGGATTTGGGTAAGTTTCTCGATCCGTTGGTGGATAAGTTTCTGGTGTTAGCGCCGTTGATGTCGCTGATTGAGTGGGGAGTGGTTCCGGCGTGGGGGGTGTTTTTAATTTTGGCACGGGAGTTGGCGATCGCGGGATGGC
Coding sequences within it:
- the pgsA gene encoding CDP-diacylglycerol--glycerol-3-phosphate 3-phosphatidyltransferase — encoded protein: MNLPTWITLSRLLGVPVLLYGLAHPTLTSRWVCLAVFLLAAGTDWLDGYLARKLNQVTDLGKFLDPLVDKFLVLAPLMSLIEWGVVPAWGVFLILARELAIAGWRVNQTQISGANLWGKLKTVSQILAVSLLIAPLGAQWEVVAKGAFWLAVALTLISGLIYIIPSSATTEPTAKV